The following is a genomic window from Elaeis guineensis isolate ETL-2024a chromosome 10, EG11, whole genome shotgun sequence.
CCTAGCCATGGTTGGGGTTTCGCATCCTAAATTGCATTGCTTAGTTCTGCATTTGTTAATAAGCCTCCTACTTCAGCTTGAACTTCCTAAATTCCGTTGCTTAATTCTGCATTTGCTTAGTTCTATATGATCAAAGTTTACCAGAGTATGCACTGGAGCATGATATAGTGTATAGTACAAGAATTTGATAACAGAGATAAGTCTTTTAACCTATTTtgccatcaaaattgaagatacAATATATCGCTTTGTAAGTGGCCTTAGCATGGTAGCCATTATACTCACAACTGAAGTTGCATTGATGGTACCATATAATTGTACCACTGGGTATGCCAAAGAACTTACTTATTAACAAGTCCCATCAAGTGAGCGACAAATTTGTCACCTTGCCAAGTAGGTTAGAAGTAGGGTGATAAGTATTATGCTTAGATTGTATGCAAACGTGCCACCAACATTGAATTGGCTAGAAAGAGAATAGAATAAGAAGGATAATGATAGTAGCATAGGCCCAAGTATATTGATTTTTAAAGACTTTCGCTACCATCATAATATTTATTGGGAAGAAGAAAGGTAAGATATAATTAGGCTACGAAGTATTCTACCATTATTTTTATGGATTAACTACAATACTACTATAAAATTTAGGATAGAATTCGAAATGTAAAAACAAAGATAACTCAAAGATAAAGATAACCTAGATTTATTAATTAGCCAAAAGGTCCCTTTTTAGTATTATAATTCAATATTCATAAATGACCCACATCAGCTACTAGGGTTGGTGTCACTGCTTAATATTTGTTCTTGCTGGTTTACACTACATGGACCATTTTTATCTTCcccatactatttttatattctgagtGATTGTACTACTCTGATAttctaaataataatataaatagtgGTAAGATAAGTATAACTATTTCTACTCTCCCATGTTATGGATGGTAGTACAACTACTGAGTGATTTGTACCAAGTGGCCTACCATGTATAACAATCACCTCCCTTGCACTAGGCTGATAGCTCTCATCTTCCTCGATCTACAGTATATACACAGCCTACATCCTTGTTGTTTCAATTGCTCCTCTCTTATTGAATCGACATTTATTTCACGGCCATCATTCTAGATGTGGTGTAAACAAGAGGGCAAATGACAATCAAATAATTTGAGTTATCAAATTACAAGTGTATCTTAGCAGCCAGTCCTGAAACCCATAGAAATAAAATTAGGAAACCTGCATGCCATAAATTTCTTGCTTTGAtagaaatgaaataaaatattcatTTTACAAGACCGAAGTTGTAGTGGGcgtgctttttatttttttattttattttattttttgtaatagaAAGGAGCCAGAGGCTATTCACTAGGAAAGAAACAAGAGTCTTTACAAAAATATAAAGAAGACCACATACAATGCCAAAACAAGTAACAGTGAGACAGACAGTAACCAAGGAAACAAAAGGATAACAATCACAGTGTGGAGTATGGGATTTGAATGCTAAGCAAAAAGACAGGCGCCCAAGTGAGCAAAGTAAATATTGTACAACATAGAAGATGCAACCGGAGGATTAGAAAAGGATTGTTTTAACCTTGGATACCGCCTGTCCAAAAGAGAACTCCCTGCCATCAGCAGATCCAAACCTTGGCAGCAACAAGGGTGGGGGGGAGTGTAGTACTTAGCACCCAGATCAGCAGTAGATAAGAGAAGTAAGGCTACAACATCAGGTGACACCAAAGAAAGCATAATACCATAGCATCCATTAGCTAATACCTGAGTGAGAATGATAATGGAAGAGACACCACATAGATGCATTGTCCATAACCAAAGGCAGCAGAAATGTTTAAACGGAACATCTGGCAAACAGGTAATATGGATTGCAAATAAAAGAAGCATCACCAAATGAAAACAGCCCTTATAGATATTCAAAGTCCATGGATTGTAAACAATTGAATTGTGAATGTGGATATGCATCTGGAGATCTCCTCTTCCTTGGAGCTTTATCATAAATAAGCATAATAGAATTAACCCAGGAATGATCAAGTTAGCAGCCAACAGGCCATCAGGGGTGTTTGATTTAGATGAATTAGACCCCTCAAAGTAGACCTGTAAAAAATTTCTCCAGAGGGAACGGGCACGCAGCTGAGTGCCAGTGACTCTAAAGCAGCTGGCATTTTTCAGCAGGTTAGGACAAGCATTGCCCTCATTCCAATGATAGATGCAACAGTAAAGCATATCAATAGGCCAAGCCTTAGAAACCAATACCCAGGAGCAATGGTCCAGAAGGACAACAAAGTAAGCATCTGATACACACCTGAACACGCCAACTAATAAGTTTAGCCTTTGGTGGTTATAAATATTGATCAGTAGATCAAGTTCCATTTTTGCACCTCAAGAAAACAGTAAATCTACTATCAGCCTATAATAGATTAACAAGTTGAGAACTAAGAACAGACTGTTGAGTATAATAAAAATCACCATTTAGAGCACAATTTACCAAATGATCAGCCACTTGGTTGCCTTCTCTAAAAATATGAGAGGCATAGAAAACTCTAGTTTTCTTCCACTGCATAATGTCTTTGAGAAGAGGAGATTTGGTATATGAATCATTGCTAAGTTTAGAAATCCAATTGATAACAGTATATGAGTCCCCTTCCAACCAAATTCTTTGGGCTTGAAGTTCAATAACAGCAGCGTACAGGCCCAACCACGCTGCATTaagctccacatgaggcatagAGGATGGGATCAAACACTTTCCACCAGCTCTTAAAAGCTTACCTTTATAATCTCTTATAACGAAACCAGAAGCAGCCTGATCAGCATGAACAGAAGCATCGAAATTAACCCTCAATACTCCCAAAGGGGGAGGATGCCAAGCCACTAAGATATCCTTCGGAGCGTCAAAAGGATGCGAATGGCTACCCCAATGCCTTAGAAGGAAGGCTGCTTTCAAGGGTGGTTAAGAACATAGTAGATACAATCCTAATAATATGGAAAGAAGTATTAGCTTTATATTGGAAAACTCTTTCATTGCGAGCGACCCCAAGAAGCCAAGGCACATATGCCAAAAGAATTTTCAGACACTCAACCACTCTGATTTCTACCATAAAGTCGAAGAGGCTTTGTAAAGTTTCTGGACAAAAAACAATACCCCATCTACTGCTAATCAGTTGCCAACAAGCCATCACAAAGGAGCAAGAGATGATTAAATAGGTGCAATCCTCATGAAGATAACAGAGGTCACAAAATAAATCAGAAGATGGAAGAACTCCTCTTTGAACTAATAAACTCTTACATAATAAGCACATCTTAGGGAGTTTCCATCAGAAAGTTGCAGCCTCCAAACCCAGATAAAATCCATGTTAATGTTTTCCTGCAGAGAGGGAGCAACCAAAGAATGAAAATCTCgcagggaaggagaggaagagatagTATGGGACAAAAAAAACTGATCAGACCAGAGACCATACACTATAGAAATGCTTGTTATCTGATTCATCGTATCAGTAGAAAAAACAGCAGCCAAAAGATCCTTTTTCCATATATGATCAGGATAGATAAAGTCTGAAACTTTCTGAACAGAGTGAATATTATCCATGTTTGTATAGATAGGCCAACTCTTGATAGGTATAAAGGCCGAGTTGTGAATGAAGGGCTTTGTGGTCCCTATATAAGCACCACTGAAGATCTTTCCAGAACCATGGAGTATATCTGAGAAAAACTTTTACCTCTCGAAGAGCCGTTCTACCTACTGGGCTGCAGCAGTAGCATAGTAAAGTCCACCCTTTTAGCATCACATACATTAAAAGGCATATTCTCCAccacaaaataaatagataaataaataaataaacaaataaagagTTCATCAGACCAACAAATGTAAAGCAACCTAACCACAACCTAGTTGCACAAGACAGCAAGAGGCCCAACCTAAATTAATTCCAACAAAATCGGTCACACAAGATCTGCACTCCAACCCAAACTGACTAGTTTTACCTGCTTTCATAGCAGTCTGCTCATGTCGATAGGGTTTTTGCAACGCCCCAATGAAGCATGAGGATCAGAACATCCAAGTCAAATGAACTGTTACTGTGACAATTAGTTACTAAAACATGCTAACACAGTTTTAACACTTCCACCCCAATGTGCATTTGTACTTTATACATCATTCATCCCATTCCCTGAGCCCTTAAGGAGTATGTCTCAAGAGGAGGGAGGGCAGCTGCCTCATCTACA
Proteins encoded in this region:
- the LOC140851928 gene encoding uncharacterized protein; this translates as MWSLMQRGWACTLLLLNFKPKEFGWKGTHILLSIGFLNLAMIHIPNLLFSKTLCSGRKLEFSMPLIFLEKATKWLIIWCVSDAYFVVLLDHCSWVLVSKAWPIDMLYCCIYHWNEGNACPNLLKNASCFRVTGTQLRARSLWRNFLQVYFEGSNSSKSNTPDGLLAANLIIPGLILLCLFMIKLQGRGDLQMHIHIHNSIVYNPWTLNIYKGCFHLVMLLLFAIHITCLPDVPFKHFCCLWLWTMHLCGVSSIIILTQVLANGCYGIMLSLVSPDVVALLLLSTADLGAKYYTPPHPCCCQGLDLLMAGSSLLDRRYPRLKQSFSNPPVASSMLYNIYFAHLGACLFA